A part of Streptococcus porcinus genomic DNA contains:
- the xerS gene encoding tyrosine recombinase XerS, with product MRRELLLEKIEEYKAIMPWFVLEYYQSKLSVPYSFTTLYEYLKEYKRFFDWLLDSGISNVPKIADIELHTLEQLTKKDMEAFVLYLRERPSLNTYSTKEGVSQTTINRTLSALSSLFKYLTEEVENDQGEPYFYRNVMKKVATKKKKETLASRAENIKQKLFLGEETMEFLEYIDYGYENNLSNRAKSSFRKNKERDLAIIALLLASGIRLSEAVNLDLKDVNLKMMVIEVTRKGGKRDSVNVASFAKAYLEAYLEIRKKRYKAEKQDQAFFLTEYRGIPNRIDASSIEKMVAKYSQNFKIRVTPHKLRHTLATRLYDATKSQVLVSHQLGHASTQVTDLYTHIVNDEQKNALDKL from the coding sequence ATGAGACGTGAACTGCTTTTAGAAAAAATTGAAGAATACAAAGCAATAATGCCCTGGTTTGTATTAGAATATTATCAATCGAAATTGTCCGTGCCATATAGTTTTACAACCTTATATGAATATCTTAAGGAATATAAACGCTTTTTCGATTGGTTACTGGACTCTGGTATCTCAAATGTACCTAAAATTGCTGATATTGAACTCCATACTCTAGAACAGTTAACCAAAAAAGATATGGAAGCATTTGTCCTCTACTTGCGAGAAAGACCTTCACTTAATACTTACTCAACTAAAGAAGGCGTTTCACAGACAACTATTAACAGAACGTTATCGGCACTATCTTCACTTTTTAAGTACCTAACTGAAGAGGTCGAAAACGATCAAGGAGAACCCTATTTTTACCGTAATGTGATGAAAAAAGTTGCTACCAAAAAGAAAAAGGAAACTTTAGCATCCAGAGCTGAAAATATCAAGCAAAAGCTTTTTCTAGGTGAAGAAACCATGGAGTTCCTCGAATATATAGATTATGGATATGAAAACAATCTATCTAATCGGGCCAAATCATCTTTCCGAAAAAATAAGGAACGCGATTTAGCTATTATCGCCCTACTACTCGCTTCAGGTATCCGTCTATCAGAAGCGGTAAACTTGGATCTAAAAGATGTTAACCTTAAGATGATGGTTATTGAAGTGACAAGAAAAGGTGGTAAAAGAGACTCCGTAAACGTTGCTAGTTTCGCTAAGGCGTATTTAGAAGCCTATTTAGAGATTCGCAAAAAACGTTACAAGGCTGAAAAACAGGACCAAGCCTTCTTTTTAACAGAATATCGAGGAATTCCTAACCGTATCGACGCCTCAAGTATCGAAAAAATGGTAGCAAAATATTCACAAAACTTCAAAATTCGTGTCACTCCCCATAAATTAAGGCATACGCTGGCAACCAGATTATATGATGCTACAAAATCTCAAGTACTTGTCAGTCATCAACTGGGGCATGCCTCTACACAAGTTACTGACCTATATACCCATATTGTCAATGACGAACAAAAGAATGCCTTAGATAAACTTTAA